The following coding sequences lie in one Aspergillus puulaauensis MK2 DNA, chromosome 3, nearly complete sequence genomic window:
- the bck1 gene encoding putative MAP kinase kinase kinase (Bck1) (COG:T;~EggNog:ENOG410PG0D;~InterPro:IPR017441,IPR008271,IPR000719,IPR011009;~PFAM:PF07714,PF00069;~go_function: GO:0004672 - protein kinase activity [Evidence IEA];~go_function: GO:0005524 - ATP binding [Evidence IEA];~go_process: GO:0006468 - protein phosphorylation [Evidence IEA]): protein MDGQRQQPYMPGPPLSASQPSQAHIMPLPPPPPRYTPAQPQNVVPPPPPGPPPGAAYGTSKLTNPQLQSQNNMGWPSWSGRGVHQYLPPPPPPPMTHAHQPSFTRQPTMQNNSATSATYVPSAGTFGPGVGIPPFDVPSFPPYDPPGTMISSDRSRPPLKQSYGHGVHNISAYTEGTIPSTPSSHNPPSQDSPQPNPQSTSQGNELGKSSSHRHNNSNTTVGGMSASEAAMQWPLDRVLIWLAKNGFSNEWQETFKTLELEGAEFLELGHGQNGRPPNLGKLHNVVYPQLQKECESSGIIWDLGRERDQGVRLRRLIRHIHGDEDGQGSAPDEGAEFSPNFPITTQVPASPSIHSATISSSPNLKASRNPYTKQRNFTTPGSISQDSASAEIAMTEGSPMMHRAELSRLNNVGADHQRKSPSMSSDNGLFAIPPQRPHENSPKSGSPATQHAALYSLNAPSTGDVSSKHTRAPSGERRYYETFKPDGSRPSPQEYSNRQIGGHNNPSYPKDHRMGIFNFWRKPKSNDPNNPSPDDTIPGSPIYSKYHNNSSDVSVNERPVSASLSDYEKSAIRSKLAHKGRRFIFATSDGVNYRLIEITDIDSVEMLRACICQNLGITDWPDAQIFLTEPGQLEHDEPLNDSFLAYSQRTKSDAFGSLKLFVKGSHLRPGLNASNGPGLGVSIPEKPTASPTSTVPRKPLDGEALSRISPLKPFSQQQQNALVGKLPLRDNPQSNNGVSPVGEDTDGTLQEDYKWEQERKQKHYGAPPAPLPLARPDAYNSETGYRRKGVINFDKPRISPYEDKKSDSLTPFRKPPSAPQESNTLSKVNSLRKRDNERPRVQRTNQPPGIKEMMKDMGMMTGAVGNPLPSPNSVNSSNPDGSHSAPDSTTDQGNQSTPPLTNSSSSPINTPASSGLSRSVSQNRKSVGPEFDFEETEVSFQRSPTQDDDSDNDSDDGLFAIPLTNAKTPVKDKGVVRGPRDDHQSPRKPSLTVNTETKPRAGLSVSFKSPSATRETFANPSGDASSSSTPFYNITSSPEEEKVPFRRDSFARDDVWASRPPVEGVIDNLDDFFPYIDLDAPYLDGQGTSPPSSPANRAAADNEINRRDKHEGAYYGIQPPPNPADTVLGSAEPTMKPQDHGFVARRNINRSGGGGGGGGGGGLTRMKSIREVAKGANQTTRQRSVAASSGNRRTGDVHRRKSTKMFGAKIMQISPKPGSRLSQLDPIPQNSVTSSSKPQRQPTFRIIRGQLIGKGTYGRVYLGMNADNGEVLAVKQVEINPRVAGQDKDRIKEMVSALDQEIDTMQHLEHPNIVQYLGCERGELSISIYLEYISGGSIGSCLRKHGKFEESVVKSLTRQCLEGLSYLHNSGILHRDLKADNILLDLDGSCKISDFGISKKSNNIYGNDSSNSMQGSVFWMAPEVIQSQGQGYSAKVDIWSLGCVVLEMFAGRRPWSKEEAVGAIYKLGSLSQAPPIPDDVSMNVSPAALAFMWDCFTVDTSERPTAQTLLTHPFCEPDPKYNFLDTELYAKIRHVLAS from the exons ATGGACGGCCAGAGACAGCAGCCTTATATGCCAGGACCGCCCCTTTCGGCGTCTCAGCCATCTCAGGCTCACATTATGCCGTTACCACCTCCGCCCCCTCGATACACTCCAGCACAGCCCCAGAATGTCgtgcctccgccgccgcctggaCCACCTCCAGGGGCGGCATACGGTACTTCAAAGCTCACCAATCCTCAACTTCAATCACAAAATAATATGGGATGGCCGAGTTGGTCTGGGCGTGGAGTACACCAatatcttccaccacctccgccaccTCCTATGACCCATGCGCACCAACCGTCGTTTACTCGCCAACCCACCATGCAAAATAACAGCGCTACATCTGCCACTTATGTCCCATCAGCTGGAACGTTTGGCCCCGGTGTGGGGATTCCACCGTTCGATGTGCCATCGTTCCCACCATATGATCCTCCTGGTACCATGATTTCGAGCGACAGATCACGACCTCCGCTCAAACAATCGTATGGACATGGCGTTCATAACATCTCTGCCTACACGGAAGGAACTATTCCATCTACCCCTTCGTCCCACaaccctccttctcaagacTCCCCTCAACCGAACCCCCAATCCACGAGCCAAGGGAATGAATTGGGCAAATCCTCAAGTCACCGACATAATAACAGTAATACGACTGTAGGTGGTATGTCAGCCAGTGAAGCGGCAATGCAATGGCCATTGGATCGGGTGTTGATATGGCTTGCGAAGAATGGCTTCTCGAATGAGTGGCAAGAAACGTTCAAAACTCTAGAACTCGAAGGAGCCGAATTTCTCGAGTTGGGTCACGGGCAAAATGGTCGACCACCAAACCTCGGAAAATTGCACAATGTTGTTTATCCTCAACTCCAGAAAGAATGTGAATCTAGTGGCATAATCTGGGATCTGGGCCGTGAAAGGGATCAAGGAGTGCGCTTGCGGAGACTGATTCGTCATATtcatggcgatgaagatgggCAAGGTAGTGCTCCGGATGAAGGTGCTGAGTTTTCGCCAAATTTCCCAATTACTACACAGGTGCCGGCCTCTCCTAGCATCCACTCAGCCACTATTTCCAGTAGCCCGAACCTCAAGGCGTCGAGAAACCCTTACACCAAGCAGCGCAACTTCACGACACCCGGCTCTATCAGTCAAGATAGTGCTTCAGCGGAAATTGCTATGACCGAGGGTAGCCCGATGATGCATAGGGCAGAATTATCTCGCCTGAACAACGTCGGGGCCGACCATCAGAGAAAAAGTCCCTCCATGTCTAGTGACAATGGCTTATTCGCAATTCCACCGCAACGGCCCCACGAAAATAGCCCTAAGAGTGGGAGCCCGGCTACACAGCATGCTGCGCTATATTCGTTAAATGCACCCTCCACGGGCGACGTAAGCTCGAAACATACGCGAGCTCCTAGTGGAGAGCGTCGGTACTACGAAACCTTCAAGCCCGATGGTTCACGTCCTTCGCCACAGGAGTATTCCAATCGTCAGATAGGTGGTCATAATAATCCTTCTTATCCAAAGGATCACCGCATGGGGATTTTTAACTTTTGGAGAAAACCGAAATCCAACGACCCCAATAATCCATCCCCGGATGATACGATACCTGGTTCTCCAATCTACTCTAAATATCACAATAATAGCAGCGATGTGTCCGTAAATGAACGTCCTGTATCTGCGTCTTTATCCGACTATGAGAAGTCGGCGATACGATCAAAACTGGCACATAAAGGGAGAAGGTTTATATTTGCAACATCAGACGGTGTGAATTACCGACTAATTGAGATCACTGATATTGACTCTGTTGAGATGCTCCGCGCTTGTATTTGCCAAAATCTCGGAATCACGGACTGGCCTGATGCGCAGATATTCCTGACCGAACCTGGTCAATTAGAGCATGACGAACCTTTGAACGACTCCTTCTTAGCTTACAGCCAACGTACAAAATCGGATGCATTTGGCTCCTTGAAGTTGTTCGTGAAAGGCTCTCACCTTCGTCCTGGACTGAATGCCTCGAACGGTCCGGGTCTTGGGGTTTCTATCCCGGAAAAACCTACCGCATCACCAACGTCCACCGTACCTCGAAAACCGCTGGATGGTGAAGCACTAAGCAGGATCTCACCACTTAAGCCCttctcccagcagcagcagaatgcATTGGTCGGTAAACTGCCTCTCCGAGACAATCCACAATCGAACAATGGAGTCTCTCCAGTGGGGGAGGACACAGATGGGACACTTCAAGAAGATTATAAGTGGGAGCAGGAACGGAAGCAGAAGCATTACGGTGCCCCGCCCGCGCCTCTGCCCTTAGCGAGGCCAGACGCTTATAATAGCGAGACTGGGTATCGCCGTAAGGGGGTCATCAATTTCGACAAGCCGCGTATATCACCCTACGAAGACAAGAAGTCTGATAGTCTCACACCGTTCCGAAAACCGCCTTCCGCACCGCAGGAGTCAAATACACTCAGCAAGGTAAACtcgttgaggaagagggataATGAACGCCCGCGTGTCCAGCgaaccaaccaaccacctGGCATTAAGGAGATGATGAAAGATATGGGAATGATGACCGGTGCCGTCGGGAACCCTCTACCGTCGCCCAATTCGGTGAACTCTAGTAATCCAG ATGGGTCCCACAGTGCCCCTGATTCAACAACTGATCAGGGTAACCAGAGTACGCCGCCACTTACAAACTCTAGTTCCTCACCTATCAATACACCGGCTTCCTCTGGATTATCCAGGTCAGTAAGTCAGAACAGGAAATCCGTCGGACCGGAATTCGACTTCGAAGAGACGGAAGTATCCTTCCAGCGCTCGCCCACTCAGGACGATGATTCCGATAATGATTCGGATGACGGTCTATTTGCGATCCCACTAACAAACGCTAAGACCCCTGTCAAAGACAAGGGAGTGGTACGTGGGCCTCGAGACGATCATCAATCACCACGAAAACCATCTCTTACCGTCAACACTGAAACCAAGCCTCGGGCAGGATTGTCCGTCAGTTTCAAATCCCCCAGTGCTACTCGCGAGACCTTCGCAAATCCCAGTGGTGATGCAAGCAGCTCATCCACGCccttctataatattacttcctctccagaggaagagaaagtgcCGTTCAGAAGGGATTCGTTCGCACGAGACGATGTTTGGGCCAGCCGTCCACCCGTCGAAGGTGTCATTGATAACCTAGACGACTTCTTCCCTTATATTGATCTAGATGCGCCCTACCTGGATGGGCAGGGGACATCAccgccttcctctcctgcaAACAGAGCAGCAGCCGACAACGAAATCAACCGTAGAGACAAACACGAAGGCGCCTACTACGGGATacaacctcctcccaatcCGGCTGACACTGTACTCGGCTCTGCTGAGCCAACGATGAAACCACAGGATCATGGATTTGTTGCGCGACGGAATATTAACCGAtctggtggcggcggcggcggcggcggcggcggtggtctCACCCGAATGAAATCCATTCGAGAGGTTGCGAAAGGCGCCAATCAAACAACCAGACAACGAAGTGTTGCGGCTTCTAGCGGGAACAGAAGAACTGGTGATGTACACCGTCGCAAGAGTACCAAAATGTTCGGAGCAAAGATCATGCAGATCAGCCCGAAGCCTGGCAGCCGACTCAGTCAGCTTGATCCAATTCCCCAGAATAGCGTGACGTCGAGTTCGAAACCACAGAGACAGCCTACTTTCCGCATCATTCGCGGTCAGCTCATTGGTAAAGGTACATATGGTAGGGTTTATCTAGGCATGAACGCCGACAATGGTGAGGTTTTGGCTGTCAAGCAAGTGGAAATCAACCCGAGAGTGGCTGGGCAAGATAAAGATCGGATCAAGGAGATGGTCTCTGCCTTGGACCAGGAAATTGATACGATGCAGCACCTTGAGCACCCTAACATCGTGCAGTATCTTGGATGTGAGCGCGGGGAGCTGTCAATTTCTATCTACCTTGAATATATTTCTGGTGGTTCTATCGGCAGTTGTCTCCGGAAGCATGGAAAATTTGAGGAGAGCGTGGTCAAGTCTCTTACACGCCAATGCTTGGAAGGGTTATCCTATCTTCACAATTCAGGAATCCTCCACCGCGATCTCAAGGCAGATAATATTCTGCTAGACCTCGACGGGTCGTGCAAGATTTCCGACTTTGGAATCTCCAAGAAGTCAAACAACATCTACGGAAACGACTCCTCGAATTCCATGCAAGGTTCAGTATTCTGGATGGCGCCTGAAGTCATCCAATCTCAGGGCCAAGGATACAGCGCAAAGGTTGATATCTGGTCCCTGGGCTGCGTGGTGCTCGAGATGTTCGCCGGTCGTCGACCGTGGAGCAAGGAGGAAGCCGTTGGCGCCATTTACAAACTCGGAAGCCTCAGCCAAGCGCCTCCAATCCCGGACGACGTGTCAATGAACGTTAGTCCAGCTGCGCTCGCTTTCATGTGGGACTGCTTCACTGT AGATACATCCGAACGCCCGACAGCGCAAACCCTCCTGACCCACCCATTCTGCGAACCCGATCCGAAGTACAATTTCTTGGACACGGAGCTTTACGCGAAGATCCGTCACGTTCTTGCAAGCTAA
- the COG3 gene encoding Golgi transport complex subunit COG3 (BUSCO:EOG09261CWO;~COG:U;~EggNog:ENOG410PKJA;~InterPro:IPR007265;~PFAM:PF04136;~go_component: GO:0005801 - cis-Golgi network [Evidence IEA];~go_component: GO:0016020 - membrane [Evidence IEA];~go_process: GO:0006886 - intracellular protein transport [Evidence IEA]), translating into MPTQTTGQRSRRQTAPSGMPLDLKASQIEKLETVPDELDVSAEIHNELEFAQWYNDVESSLLESSYDEYQACLNELQTSKSHLDTLLSDTSCTLDLLSSLSENFKTVDAQTSNFQKQCEGLLAAQKRDTDLVTDIEYNLQFYDFLDPASRRLNAPGAGNTVRGQDFSDMLRQLDECLDYMEAHPEQKEAEVYRSRYRLLLTRALTLIRGHLVSSLREVYASVSKKVADKQLNDTALSALLYAKFRVGAPELKQIGLEIQKRAVPPLDPDQGTEAEYQSLLNELHTNYAATRGKLIIPLVRRRLGEIAQAPSSSSELVSFARASISYVRGVCLDEFDLWSEWFHGQGGLYDFLETICEPLYDHLRPRIIHEDKIVKLCQLCTLLQTRYLFDQEEEAEYTDVNQLDFSTLIQPALEDVQTRLVFRAQAFLRDEIERFKPRPEDLEYPARNKQLSISVSEKQISGRKVSHTDAYLNPPKPTKSTEDNTDTPLEQDLKWDYESQNAPDAWYPTLRKAVWLLSRIYRLVNSTVFDDLAHQIVHQTTDSLHHASTSISSKSPTDGQLFLMSHLLILKQQIVAFDIEYVAPEVSFDFSGVTSTFWELRERGGLFNPRNLMRLVGHGLLPRVVENMLDAKVELDGRLRTAINDFINSFASKMTASLPSKFVDKRNLQRGELIYPTCNNIENEVSRLRKVLDDYLDDIRMKETLVGAVQDRVIQIYEEFFIKYTSSEKNKGVPVSKKGKGREDAVWDVETFADWCEGVFRVGVATQDDDQVPSRSVSRTGSLGSQFR; encoded by the exons ATGCCTACGCAAACTACAGGACAGCGAAGCCGCCGGCAAACCGCCCCATCGGGCATGCCTCTGGACCTCAAGGCGAGCCAGATTGAGAAGCTCGAGACTGTCCCAGACGAGTTAGACGTGTCTGCTGAGATCCataatgaacttgaattTGCTCAGTGGTACAATGATGTTGAATCCAGTTTGCTCGAATCGAGTTATGATGAGTATCA GGCTTGCCTTAACGAACTCCAGACGTCCAAATCCCATCTAGACACGCTGCTTTCAGACACATCATGCACACTTGATCTTTTGTCGAGTCTCTCCGAAAATTTCAAAACGGTCGATGCGCAAACGTCCAACTTCCAGAAACAATGCGAGGGGCTCCTCGCGGCTCAGAAGCGCGATACGGATTTGGTGACGGATATTGAGTACAATCTTCAATTCTACGATTTTCTCGACCCTGCCTCTCGGAGGCTGAACGCGCCGGGTGCGGGAAATACTGTGCGTGGGCAGGATTTCTCAGACATGCTAAGGCAACTAGACGAATGCTTGGACTACATGGAGGCACAC CCGGAGCAAAAGGAAGCAGAAGTTTACCGATCAAGATACCGGCTTCTCCTAACGCGCGCTCTGACGCTCATCCGAGGCCATTTAGTTTCTTCCCTTCGTGAAGTATATGCAAGTGTTTCGAAAAAGGTCGCAGACAAGCAGCTCAACGACACTGCACTATCCGCTCTTCTCTATGCCAAGTTTCGGGTTGGCGCACCTGAATTGAAGCAAATTGGCCTGGAGATTCAGAAGAGAGCCGTCCCGCCGTTAGACCCTGATCAAGGCACAGAAGCTGAATACCAAAGTCTTCTTAATGAGCTTCATACCAACTATGCAGCTACTCGTGGAAAGCTGATTATACCATTGGTCCGTAGGAGGCTGGGTGAGATCGCACAGGCTCCGAGCAGCTCGAGCGAGTTGGTTTCATTTGCTCGCGCAAGTATCAGCTATGTCCGAGGGGTTTGCTTAGATGAATTCGACTTGTGGAGCGAATGGTTCCATGGTCAGGGAGGTCTATATGATTTTCTAGAGACCATTTGTGAACCCCTATACGACCATTTGAGACCAAGAATCATTCACGAAGATAAGATTGTCAAGCTGTGCCAGCTTTGTACTCTGCTCCAGACTCGATATTTATTTGaccaagaggaagaggcggagTATACGGATGTGAATCAGCTTGATTTCTCAACGCTAATTCAACCAGCGTTGGAGGATGTGCAGACCCGCCTCGTCTTCCGTGCGCAGGCTTTCCTTCGTGATGAGATTGAACGATTCAAGCCGCGTCCGGAGGATCTCGAATATCCTGCCCGCAACAAACAGCTTTCGATATCCGTATCTGAGAAACAGATATCAGGAAGAAAGGTCTCGCATACGGACGCGTACCTCAACCCGCCAAAACCAACCAAGTCAACCGAAGACAATACGGACACGCCACTCGAGCAAGATCTGAAATGGGATTATGAGTCCCAAAACGCACCTGACGCGTGGTACCCGACCCTCCGAAAAGCTGTGTGGCTTCTGAGCCGGATATACCGTCTTGTAAAT TCCACCGTTTTTGATGACCTTGCACATCAAATCGTCCATCAAACGACGGACTCGCTTCACCACGCTAGCACATCAATATCTAGCAAATCTCCAACAGATGGACAACTATTCTTAATGAGCCACTTGCTAATATTAAAGCAACAAATCGTCGCCTTCGATATCGAATACGTCGCCCCCGAAGTATCTTTCGATTTCTCTGGTGTCACAAGCACCTTCTGGGAACTCCGCGAGCGCGGCGGCCTCTTCAACCCTCGCAATCTAATGAGACTCGTCGGGCACGGTCTCCTCCCTCGAGTGGTCGAAAACATGCTCGACGCCAAAGTCGAACTGGACGGACGGCTCAGAACAGCAATCAACGACTTTATCAACAGCTTTGCTAGTAAAATGACCGCATCTCTCCCGTCGAAGTTCGTTGACAAGCGAAACCTCCAACGCGGCGAACTTATCTACCCAACGTGCAACAATATTGAAAACGAGGTCTCCCGCCTCCGCAAAGTTCTTGACGACTACCTCGATGATATCCGTATGAAGGAAACTCTTGTTGGTGCCGTTCAGGATCGCGTCATTCAAATATACGAAGAATTCTTCATTAAATACACCTCCTCTGAGAAGAACAAGGGTGTTCCAGTCAGcaagaagggcaagggtCGTGAAGATGCTGTATGGGATGTCGAGACATTTGCGGACTGGTGTGAGGGGGTCTTCCGGGTCGGTGTTGCAACACAGGATGACGATCAAGTTCCCAGTCGGAGTGTGAGTAGAACTGGTAGCTTGGGGTCTCAGTTTCGATAG
- a CDS encoding RCC1 domain-containing protein (COG:J;~EggNog:ENOG410QDBB;~InterPro:IPR009091,IPR000408;~PFAM:PF13540,PF00415;~TransMembrane:1 (i57-74o)) has translation MWVNRMRQPAVNASAISRQLRGAGLRSTVPLGRRHFASNQRETADGHPQSSNWFRNSLAFAAAGTAAFIIYSYATSTGESEFLKNLPDSSRSIEDLSAQYVQRKRSLKSPGLYIWGTNEYKVVDPDAKESVVKHPRRLSYFDNHVLRDLKLGETSGAAITETGDLVQWGKGYSETDFKPTKTLAGKNLISLSMSHDRIVALSSDGKVYSLPISSHDQSSGRKSDEKSWVPFWAGKASLSYRIIQPSLKLGEKVTTISGGQEHVLLLTSSGRVFSAAASTENFPTFGQLGVAGLTWATRPQGPVDAPHEVKTPNRVKVTQIATGDYHSLLLTKEGDVLAFGDNSLGQLGMGFDAAKPFRDTPTQVPIRGLYRDGGHLPQATGVAAGGSNSFFLVDVRQTGPTQDLNGAGKVTCDIWTCGRGIWGALGNGKWTHLQDRPIKLKALSGLVEYDEATKGLLPIRLNDISIGTTHVSAILGNLTHLNRASTPTLEGPDDAGLDVVWWGGNEHFQLGTGKRSNLSKPAHINAPPETTPDGDKEVARLQILPRHRGTVAGRNVNMRQRVECGRHISAIYSGF, from the coding sequence ATGTGGGTTAATCGAATGCGACAGCCTGCGGTAAATGCGTCCGCCATTTCGCGTCAACTCAGAGGGGCGGGTCTCAGGTCAACGGTCCCGCTCGGGCGACGACACTTTGCAAGCAATCAGCGAGAAACCGCAGATGGTCATCCCCAGTCCTCAAATTGGTTTAGGAACTCCCTCGCATTCGCTGCGGCAGGAACGGCAGCCTTCATTATCTATTCATATGCTACTAGTACAGGCGAGAGCGAATTCTTGAAAAACCTCCCAGACTCATCCAGGTCGATTGAGGATCTTTCCGCCCAATACGTACAAAGGAAACGCAGCCTGAAGAGTCCTGGACTATATATATGGGGTACGAATGAGTACAAGGTGGTGGATCCAGATGCCAAAGAGTCTGTCGTCAAGCATCCTCGGAGGCTGTCTTACTTCGACAACCACGTGTTGAGAGACCTGAAGCTTGGGGAAACGTCTGGGGCTGCTATCACCGAGACCGGTGATCTAGTACAATGGGGCAAAGGATATTCTGAGACTGATTTCAAACCCACAAAAACGCTAGCTGGGAAAAATCTAATTTCTTTGTCTATGTCCCATGATCGTATTGTCGCCCTATCTTCTGATGGCAAGGTCTACTCGCTGCCGATCTCAAGCCACGACCAGTCATCCGGCCGAAAATCTGACGAGAAATCATGGGTACCATTCTGGGCTGGCAAGGCTAGCCTGAGCTATCGTATAATTCAACCAAGCTTGAAGCTGGGAGAGAAAGTGACCACCATCAGCGGTGGTCAGGAACATGTCCTCCTCCTGACGAGTTCCGGACGAGtattttctgctgctgcatcaaCTGAGAATTTCCCAACCTTCGGGCAACTAGGAGTCGCGGGATTGACCTGGGCAACTAGGCCACAAGGGCCAGTGGATGCTCCTCATGAGGTTAAGACTCCAAACCGAGTGAAAGTCACACAAATTGCGACTGGTGACTACCACTCATTGCTGCTTACCAAGGAAGGTGACGTTTTGGCGTTTGGCGACAATTCTTTGGGGCAACTAGGAATGGGGTTTGACGCAGCAAAGCCTTTCCGTGACACGCCTACGCAGGTGCCTATCAGAGGCCTTTACCGCGATGGTGGCCACCTTCCCCAAGCGACTGGCGTTGCGGCTGGCGGTTCGAACAGTTTCTTCCTAGTGGATGTCCGACAGACCGGTCCAACTCAGGACCTGAATGGTGCAGGAAAAGTTACATGTGACATTTGGACCTGCGGCCGAGGAATCTGGGGTGCGCTTGGGAATGGCAAGTGGACTCACTTGCAGGATCGTCCCATCAAATTGAAGGCACTTAGTGGATTAGTTGAGTATGACGAGGCGACAAAGGGATTATTGCCCATCCGTTTGAACGATATCTCTATTGGCACGACCCATGTCTCCGCCATCCTAGGTAACCTGACACATTTGAATCGCGCCTCTACGCCCACCCTGGAGGGCCCCGACGATGCGGGTCTAGATGTGGTCTGGTGGGGTGGAAACGAGCACTTTCAGCTTGGAACCGGCAAGAGAAGCAACTTATCCAAACCAGCCCATATCAACGCACCACCAGAGACTACGCCAGATGGTGATAAGGAAGTCGCCAGGCTCCAAATCTTACCTCGCCATCGTGGAACGGTGGCCGGTCGCAATGTCAACATGCGACAGCGGGTTGAGTGCGGACGACATATCTCTGCGATCTATTCTGGGTTTTGA